One part of the Streptomyces sp. NBC_00286 genome encodes these proteins:
- a CDS encoding helix-turn-helix domain-containing protein — translation MGANDVLKSRMRELGLTQDELAARMNTALAEITGRPGDVSARTIRNLLSGESRRPIGRTCAALELVFGCPVEELGFTAPRTMQHPQEDPVRRRTFITSATGTATRPLRPSRASMFAILTRRKNI, via the coding sequence ATGGGAGCGAATGACGTGCTCAAGAGCCGGATGCGCGAACTCGGGCTCACACAAGATGAGTTGGCTGCTCGGATGAACACTGCGCTGGCAGAGATCACCGGAAGGCCCGGTGACGTCTCCGCCCGTACGATCCGCAACCTGCTCAGCGGAGAATCGCGCCGCCCCATCGGACGCACGTGCGCGGCTCTGGAGCTAGTGTTCGGCTGCCCTGTCGAGGAATTAGGGTTCACCGCACCACGCACCATGCAACACCCGCAGGAGGACCCAGTGCGGCGTCGTACCTTCATCACCTCGGCCACGGGCACCGCTACACGACCATTGCGGCCTTCTCGTGCATCGAT